The following are encoded together in the Rubripirellula amarantea genome:
- a CDS encoding peroxiredoxin-like family protein, whose translation MTTLRDQTDTQFAKLQQSKPEFAKQIESLLAKARDFGDGKDAIAVGQPAPDFELPSAKGEAIKLSALLAGGPVVIMFYRGSWCPYCNLQLRAMQNRLADIEIHGGQLVAVSPSVPDESLSLIEKEELRFTVLSDKDALVASQYGVAWKVPELILDHMRDDRGLDLTKINDGNGTVLPIPAIFIISIDGIVTWQYVNVDYRHRAEPEDVIAALRELY comes from the coding sequence ATGACGACTTTACGCGACCAAACCGATACGCAGTTCGCCAAGCTACAGCAATCGAAGCCTGAGTTTGCGAAACAAATCGAGTCTCTTCTAGCTAAAGCTCGCGATTTTGGAGATGGGAAAGATGCGATTGCAGTGGGCCAACCCGCTCCAGATTTTGAACTGCCAAGTGCCAAAGGTGAAGCGATCAAATTGTCTGCCCTGCTCGCCGGCGGACCGGTGGTGATCATGTTCTATCGTGGCAGTTGGTGTCCTTACTGCAACCTGCAACTGCGTGCGATGCAGAACCGACTCGCTGACATAGAAATCCATGGCGGCCAGCTTGTTGCAGTGAGTCCGTCGGTCCCCGACGAATCACTGTCGCTGATCGAAAAGGAAGAACTAAGATTCACAGTGCTTTCAGACAAAGACGCACTGGTTGCCTCGCAATATGGAGTCGCTTGGAAAGTCCCCGAACTAATACTCGACCATATGCGTGACGACCGCGGCCTTGACCTGACCAAAATCAACGACGGTAATGGCACCGTGTTACCCATCCCTGCGATTTTTATCATTTCAATCGATGGCATCGTGACGTGGCAATACGTCAACGTGGACTATCGTCATCGCGCTGAGCCGGAGGATGTCATCGCAGCCCTTCGCGAATTATACTGA
- a CDS encoding DUF4275 family protein — translation MSDCDYPPDDFRVLGQSFRQVMKRMTRHFFAVVHEQTGSYAYKGRLWHAYSYRFQPALDRAAAENAFAQQCDSPIYVWHEDFDMLWYCPRDIAVQDCFPSFDFYFFPASLKWLYVTTHESGHGIGPYFVSHDALDCHVHP, via the coding sequence GTGAGCGACTGCGACTACCCGCCAGACGACTTTCGCGTTCTTGGTCAATCCTTTCGGCAAGTGATGAAGAGGATGACTCGGCACTTCTTCGCGGTTGTGCACGAGCAAACAGGTTCGTACGCCTACAAGGGCCGTCTGTGGCACGCATACAGCTATCGATTTCAGCCGGCACTGGATCGTGCCGCCGCTGAGAACGCGTTTGCCCAGCAATGTGATTCGCCGATCTACGTTTGGCACGAAGACTTTGATATGCTCTGGTATTGCCCGCGTGATATTGCCGTCCAGGATTGTTTCCCGTCCTTTGATTTCTACTTTTTTCCGGCATCTTTGAAATGGTTGTACGTTACGACGCACGAATCCGGGCATGGAATCGGTCCTTACTTTGTTTCGCACGATGCATTGGATTGCCATGTACATCCATGA
- a CDS encoding FAD-dependent oxidoreductase, giving the protein MKISPRYVTSNLSCIRAPVIRNVRLLEQRVLSENQDTMRQLLAITMLFLFVSVGAAKEPQCGVLVYGGTPAGIAAALAAADDGESVVLVERTRRVGGLVTSGLSHTDFHAREGLTGAFLDFADRVETYYVAEYGRDSQQVKDCFGGVFAEPHVNLAVLNAMLKERVRVRVITEARLEGVELDRGAVAPAIRKATFIGADGKTWDFSADVFIDASYEGDLMAKAGVPYCVGREGRAAHDEPLAPQKADMQLQAYNFRFTMTKKPKHRVAPSAPEGYRREDFVAVLDVLNGGEIESIFGYPKNCLFKAQTPPLPNDKYDINDVSGGAIRLSLPGQNLGWPEGTAEERDRIFAEHLRDQVGLLYFLQNDDAVPKRFRDEASEWGWCRDEFEDTGHLPPQLYVREARRMVGQYLFTQHDCQSEGDEARARLHPESVAIGEYGNNCHGTGHEGTRFSGRHIGEFYNQTPPYQIPYGVIVPPQVTNLLVPVAASSTHVGFCALRLEPIWMSLGQAAGHAAHLVRAEGVPVQKVPVRLLQQRLHSAGAATVYAGDVPRDHPLFRIVQAIGTAGGLHGLANKPDRGPRGATIHGQYTENYPSHAVELKKDLSAELAERWGKIALGLDLDTTKLPKADGNLSRSDWLQEAASLLRRPTR; this is encoded by the coding sequence ATGAAAATCTCGCCCCGCTACGTGACGTCGAATCTAAGCTGTATACGGGCTCCGGTGATCCGTAACGTTCGGCTACTGGAACAGCGGGTTCTCTCTGAAAATCAAGACACGATGCGTCAACTCCTAGCGATCACGATGCTTTTCCTTTTTGTCAGCGTGGGTGCTGCGAAAGAGCCTCAATGCGGAGTCCTAGTCTACGGTGGTACTCCCGCCGGCATTGCCGCCGCTCTCGCCGCCGCTGACGATGGTGAGTCGGTAGTGCTCGTCGAGCGGACTCGTCGTGTCGGTGGGCTAGTTACATCCGGGCTATCGCACACGGACTTCCACGCGCGCGAAGGTTTGACCGGTGCGTTCCTCGACTTCGCTGATCGCGTCGAGACGTATTACGTAGCCGAGTATGGCCGCGACTCCCAACAGGTGAAGGATTGCTTTGGCGGAGTGTTCGCGGAGCCGCACGTGAACTTGGCCGTGTTGAATGCGATGCTCAAGGAGAGGGTGCGGGTTCGGGTCATCACCGAAGCTCGCCTCGAAGGAGTCGAGCTCGATCGCGGTGCGGTAGCTCCGGCTATTCGGAAGGCGACGTTTATCGGGGCTGATGGCAAGACCTGGGACTTCTCGGCGGACGTCTTCATTGATGCGAGCTATGAGGGCGATCTGATGGCAAAGGCCGGCGTGCCGTACTGCGTCGGCCGCGAAGGACGAGCAGCGCATGACGAGCCATTGGCGCCGCAGAAAGCTGACATGCAATTGCAGGCGTACAATTTCCGTTTCACCATGACAAAGAAGCCGAAGCACCGCGTCGCACCCTCGGCCCCTGAGGGTTATAGGCGAGAGGACTTCGTCGCGGTGTTGGATGTCTTGAATGGGGGCGAGATCGAATCCATCTTCGGCTACCCAAAGAATTGTCTTTTTAAAGCGCAAACTCCGCCACTGCCCAACGATAAATATGACATAAACGACGTTTCCGGCGGGGCGATCCGTCTGTCATTGCCCGGTCAGAATCTCGGCTGGCCCGAGGGTACGGCGGAGGAACGCGACCGCATCTTCGCCGAGCATCTGCGGGATCAAGTGGGACTGCTCTACTTTCTCCAGAACGATGACGCTGTTCCCAAGAGGTTTCGGGACGAGGCTAGTGAGTGGGGCTGGTGCAGGGACGAGTTCGAGGACACGGGGCACCTGCCGCCGCAGCTTTATGTGAGGGAAGCGCGACGGATGGTCGGCCAATATCTGTTCACTCAACATGATTGTCAGTCGGAGGGTGATGAAGCCCGCGCTCGTTTGCATCCGGAATCAGTGGCTATTGGTGAATACGGTAATAACTGTCACGGCACCGGTCATGAAGGAACTCGTTTTAGCGGTAGACACATCGGCGAGTTTTACAACCAAACTCCACCGTACCAAATTCCTTATGGCGTGATCGTCCCGCCGCAGGTGACGAATCTATTGGTGCCCGTGGCGGCCAGTTCGACCCACGTTGGGTTCTGCGCGCTGCGGTTGGAGCCGATCTGGATGTCGCTGGGCCAAGCGGCCGGGCACGCGGCGCACCTAGTACGGGCCGAGGGGGTTCCGGTTCAAAAGGTGCCCGTACGCCTGCTTCAACAGCGGCTTCATTCAGCCGGCGCAGCTACGGTGTACGCTGGCGACGTGCCGCGGGATCATCCGTTGTTTCGGATCGTTCAGGCAATTGGCACAGCAGGAGGACTTCATGGTCTAGCGAACAAACCAGATCGAGGGCCACGAGGGGCAACGATTCATGGTCAGTACACTGAAAACTATCCAAGCCATGCCGTTGAGCTGAAGAAGGATTTGTCTGCCGAACTGGCCGAGCGATGGGGAAAAATCGCTCTGGGCTTAGACCTCGACACGACCAAGTTGCCAAAGGCAGATGGGAATCTGAGTCGATCCGATTGGCTGCAAGAAGCCGCTTCGCTTCTTCGACGCCCAACTCGGTGA
- a CDS encoding DUF1569 domain-containing protein has protein sequence MLQKPERKVTIADRRMDLRYPDLGAACTDIVRLREGGYELVGAWSLAQILDHLNMSMQMTIDGAEFTFPALLRPVMKLMFMPTMRKGKPSKLRGKAPKQLQPALDLDEDDCANRFYALAKTLMDPSTPFVTHYPMLGRLNREQWLLMQQWHAAHHLSFVVPDA, from the coding sequence ATGCTCCAGAAACCTGAACGGAAAGTGACAATCGCAGATCGACGAATGGATTTGCGTTATCCTGATTTGGGTGCTGCTTGCACCGACATTGTTCGATTGCGTGAAGGCGGCTACGAACTGGTTGGTGCTTGGAGCCTCGCCCAAATACTCGATCACCTGAACATGTCCATGCAAATGACGATCGACGGCGCGGAATTCACGTTTCCTGCCCTGTTGCGACCAGTGATGAAACTGATGTTCATGCCTACGATGCGGAAGGGAAAACCATCTAAGCTTCGTGGCAAAGCCCCGAAACAACTTCAGCCCGCCCTAGATCTCGACGAAGACGACTGCGCAAACCGGTTCTACGCGCTTGCGAAAACCCTAATGGATCCCTCCACTCCATTCGTCACACACTATCCGATGCTGGGAAGACTTAATCGTGAACAGTGGCTCTTGATGCAACAATGGCATGCCGCCCATCACTTAAGCTTCGTCGTACCGGACGCCTAA
- a CDS encoding IS110 family RNA-guided transposase, translating into MVTCTIDLGKFDSVCCFFDPASQKHQFKTIATRRSHIEHLLSSRPDIDLIVMEACGPSGWINDICQDRQVKTLVCSTNEKAWNWKATKRETDRDDALKLAEMSLLRRLVPVHVPKPDIREQRAFIKYRKSVDKDINRLKNSIRSLFANRGIEIDTGERAWNTGPVHINSCRKPIEDCTRDELWRGQLDMQLSRLDDVTRKLESLEAKLDEFAAEHPNIVRLMTIPGVGRKTAEAIVAAIDDPHRFKNAKHLSSYLGLTPKQHQSGEIDRNGRISKRGSKLLRTMLLQCAWCSLRYNKWSKKTYDRITGGSKTRRKKAGIALARKLGVIAWAMMRDQTNWDASKLLPQAEAKDNGKLKIKRKPPKPPGPVYSDESSGVAHRKANLTTKPQRQTRTGNRRTQTVQLK; encoded by the coding sequence ATGGTGACATGCACCATCGACCTTGGCAAGTTTGATAGCGTCTGCTGCTTCTTCGACCCGGCCAGCCAGAAGCATCAGTTCAAGACCATCGCCACTCGGCGCTCACACATCGAGCACCTGCTAAGCTCTCGGCCCGACATCGATCTGATCGTCATGGAAGCCTGCGGACCGTCAGGCTGGATCAACGACATCTGCCAAGATAGACAAGTGAAAACACTCGTCTGCAGCACCAACGAGAAAGCTTGGAACTGGAAAGCCACCAAGCGAGAGACCGATCGCGACGACGCACTGAAGCTCGCCGAAATGTCCCTGCTGCGGCGACTCGTGCCGGTCCACGTGCCAAAGCCAGACATTCGCGAGCAACGAGCGTTCATCAAGTATCGCAAGAGTGTCGACAAGGACATCAACCGACTCAAGAACTCGATACGCAGCCTCTTCGCCAACCGTGGCATCGAGATCGACACCGGCGAGCGGGCCTGGAACACAGGACCGGTGCACATCAACTCGTGCCGCAAGCCGATCGAAGACTGCACGCGTGATGAGTTGTGGCGAGGCCAACTCGATATGCAGCTCTCACGTCTTGACGACGTGACCAGGAAGCTCGAATCACTCGAAGCAAAGCTCGACGAATTCGCCGCCGAGCATCCCAACATCGTGCGGCTGATGACGATCCCCGGTGTGGGTCGCAAGACCGCCGAAGCGATCGTCGCGGCCATCGACGATCCGCATCGCTTTAAGAACGCAAAGCATCTTTCCAGTTACCTCGGACTGACACCTAAACAACATCAGTCCGGTGAGATCGACCGCAACGGACGCATCAGCAAGCGAGGCAGCAAGCTGCTTCGCACGATGCTGTTGCAGTGCGCTTGGTGCAGCCTCAGATACAACAAGTGGAGCAAGAAGACCTACGATCGAATCACCGGTGGCAGCAAGACACGTCGCAAGAAAGCCGGCATCGCGTTGGCGCGGAAGCTCGGCGTGATCGCTTGGGCGATGATGCGAGACCAGACCAACTGGGACGCCAGCAAGCTGCTGCCCCAAGCAGAGGCCAAAGACAACGGCAAGTTGAAGATCAAACGCAAGCCACCAAAACCACCTGGCCCCGTGTACAGCGACGAGTCGTCTGGCGTCGCGCACCGCAAAGCCAACTTAACCACGAAGCCCCAACGTCAAACCCGAACTGGTAACCGTCGCACCCAAACCGTTCAACTGAAATGA
- a CDS encoding protein phosphatase 2C domain-containing protein: MTSFETAHVVEAYRERCEDRIEVITDGDRTLIVVADGAGGTGDGHIAAETVIRETRANYAAIDNSTAWSQFLSQLDLRIHGGETTAVIVDLHPDRILGASVGDSCAWVIDGSNITDLTRTQTCKPLLGSQAAKPAPFWHGRLSGVLLVGSDGFFDYAKREKITPLIGRTDFFALPRACLDLVRLPSGDLWDDTAIVACRIRRTAASRKRYSI, encoded by the coding sequence ATGACATCGTTTGAAACTGCCCACGTTGTCGAAGCGTACCGCGAGCGATGCGAAGATCGCATCGAAGTGATCACTGATGGTGATCGCACATTGATCGTGGTCGCAGACGGCGCTGGCGGCACGGGGGACGGACATATTGCGGCCGAAACCGTGATTCGGGAAACGCGGGCGAATTACGCAGCGATTGACAACTCAACTGCTTGGTCCCAGTTTCTTTCGCAACTCGACCTTCGCATACACGGCGGTGAAACCACCGCTGTGATCGTGGACCTACATCCCGACCGCATTCTTGGTGCAAGCGTCGGCGATAGTTGTGCGTGGGTGATCGACGGCTCAAACATCACTGACTTGACTCGTACGCAGACTTGCAAACCGCTACTTGGTTCACAGGCGGCGAAACCTGCTCCATTCTGGCACGGCCGACTCAGTGGTGTCCTTTTGGTTGGTTCCGACGGCTTCTTCGACTACGCCAAACGCGAGAAGATTACACCGCTCATCGGTCGCACTGACTTTTTTGCTCTTCCGCGTGCATGTTTAGACTTGGTCCGTCTTCCCTCCGGCGACCTTTGGGACGATACTGCAATCGTCGCGTGTCGGATACGCCGGACGGCTGCATCGCGCAAACGTTACTCGATTTGA